The following are from one region of the Amia ocellicauda isolate fAmiCal2 chromosome 1, fAmiCal2.hap1, whole genome shotgun sequence genome:
- the ilvbl gene encoding 2-hydroxyacyl-CoA lyase 2: protein MDCCCSVAAVLGCLFASACAVLMFAAYKLGVIYQLFHKAELKSPRHGGESVAEVLQAHGIKFVFTLVGGHISPILVACEKVGIRIVDTRHEATAVFAADAVARLSGTIGVAAVTAGPGLTNTVTAVKNAQMAESPLLLIGGAAATLLQGRGALQDIDQLSLFRPLCKFCASVRTVREIVPVVKKAIAVAQSGTPGPVFVEFPIDTLYPYHLVEKEFAAKNTPKGLVGKAISWYLRNHLTNLFAGAWEPQDLSPLPVQIPKATDQQVQQCVELVSRAKKPVILLGSQATLPPTPVEDIRKALESLGIPCFLGGMARGMLGRDSELHIRQNRKDALKEADVVLLAGTVCDFRLSYGRVLNRRSKIIAVNRDKGQLLKNSDMFWKPTVAIQGDAGSFLLCLSEGLKGYRCPQDWPQSLKEGDITKEKANRDKAAEQTHRHLNPLKVLHRAEELMAEDSIIVADGGDFVGSAAYIMRPRGPLRWLDPGAFGTLGVGGGFALGAKLSRPESEVWIIYGDGSLGYSVAEFDTFTRHKTPVIALVGNDACWSQISREQVPILGSNVACGLAFTDYHVVADGYGGKGYLIGREDEGRLDDIIKKAQQESRQGQAILLNVLIGKTNFRDGSISV from the exons ATGGATTGCTGTTGTAGTGTTGCAGCAGTGCTAGGGTGCCTTTTTGCAAGTGCCTGTGCAGTGTTGATGTTTGCTGCTTACAAACTTGGAGTCATTTACCAACTCTTCCACAAG GCTGAGTTGAAGAGCCCGCGCCACGGGGGGGAGAGTGTAGCTGAGGTGCTCCAAGCCCACGGCATCAAGTTTGTGTTCACTCTGGTGGGGGGGCACATCTCCCCAATCCTGGTGGCCTGTGAGAAGGTGGGCATCCGAATTGTGGACACCCGGCACGAAGCCACTGCCGTCTTCGCCGCAGATGCTGTCGCCAGACTGTCCG GCACTATCGGAGTGGCCGCAGTGACCGCAGGGCCGGGTTTGAccaacactgtcactgcagtgAAGAATGCACAGATGGCTGAGTCGCCTTTGCTTTTGATCGGGGGGGCAGCAGCTACGTTACTGCAG GGTCGAGGGGCTCTGCAGGACATAGACCAGCTCTCTCTTTTCCGGCCGCTCTGTAAGTTCTGTGCCTCGGTGCGGACGGTGCGGGAGATTGTCCCTGTGGTGAAGAAGGCCATCGCCGTCGCACAGTCGGGAACCCCAG GCCCGGTGTTTGTGGAGTTTCCTATTGACACGCTCTACCCTTACCACCTTGTGGAGAAAGAGTTTGCAGCCAAAAACACCCCCAAGGGACTGGTGGGGAAAGCGATCTCCTG GTATCTACGCAATCACTTGACCAACCTATTTGCTGGGGCCTGGGAGCCCCAAGATCTCTCGCCGCTCCCTGTCCAGATTCCCAAAGCCACGGACCAGCAG GTCCAGCAGTGTGTGGAGCTGGTGAGCAGGGCTAAGAAGCCAGTCATTCTGCTTGGCAGCCAGGCCACTCTACCCCCGACACCTGTGGAGGACATTCG GAAAGCACTCGAGTCCCTGGGCATCCCCTGCTTCCTGGGCGGAATGGCCCGGGGTATGCTGGGCCGAGACAGTGAACTGCACATCCGACAGAACCGCAAAGATGCCCTCAAAGAAGCTGATGTGGTGCTTTTGGCAG GCACCGTGTGCGATTTCCGGCTGAGTTACGGTCGAGTCCTGAATCGGCGCAGCAAGATCATTGCGGTGAACCGTGACAAGGGACAGCTGCTGAAGAACTCCGACATGTTCTGGAAACCCACGGTCGCCATTCAGG GGGATGCTGGTTCCTTTTTGTTGTGTCTGTCTGAGGGTCTGAAAGGCTACAGATGTCCTCAGGATTGGCCGCAGAGTCTGAAAGAAGGCGATATCACCAAGGAGAAGGCAAACAG AGACAAGGCTGCTGAACAGACCCATCGCCACCTGAACCCGCTGAAGGTCCTGCACAGGGCAGAGGAGCTGATGGCAGAGGACAGTATCATCGTGGCGGACGGCGGGGATTTTGTGGGCAGCGCTGCGTACATCATGAGGCCACGGGGGCCCCTGCGATGGCTCGATCCAG GTGCGTTTGGGACCCTAGGTGTCGGCGGGGGATTTGCACTTGGAGCAAAACTCAGTAGGCCAGAATCAGAG GTGTGGATCATTTACGGAGACGGATCTCTGGGATACAGCGTGGCCGAATTTGACACCTTCACTCGACACAAG ACGCCAGTGATCGCTCTGGTCGGAAACGATGCCTGTTGGAGCCAGATCTCCAGGGAGCAGGTGCCCATCCTGGGAAGCAACGTGGCGTGCGGCCTGGCGTTCACAG ATTACCATGTGGTAGCGGACGGTTACGGAGGGAAGGGCTACCTGATTGGCCGAGAGGACGAGGGCAGGCTAGATGACATCATAAAGAAGGCCCAGCAGGAGAGCCGCCAGGGCCAAGCGATCTTGCTCAACGTTTTAATCGGGAAAACCAACTTCAGAGACGGCTCCATCTCTGTGTAG